AAATCAGAGGGAACCCTGGGATCTCACCATGAGGTGGATAGAAAATGGACTATGACAATTTCAGAATTAGAGGTTGAGAAAGATAATGAAATTAACCAAGTTTACTCATGGCTTGAAAGTAGGAAGGATCTGATTATCTAAAGAACTGCAGGTAGATTTCTTTGATTCCATAAATCATAAATATGTAGTTAAATGTAGGAAGGCAGCAAAACAAATTCATAGCAAAAGAGCACAGAATTTGCCATCAAACCAACATTGTTCGGAACACACATCTTCCACTTATTAAACTGGGTGACCTTAGACAAATTAATCTCCCAGAAGTTCAAATTCCTCATTAGTGAAAAATAAGATAACAGCCCTTGAAGGACTATTTCcaggattaaacaagataatatatgcaaagctCCAAAGTTTTTAGTGGAAAGGGTAAGTAAGTGGGCTGTAAGCACACAAGAAAAccataataaaatcagaaataacaaACTAGATTTACCTACATAACATGGATAAATCACAAAGATACGCTGTATGTggaaaaagacacaaaaaagATCATGCATATAAAGTTTAAAACACactaaaatcattatttttttttaaagatacacatatttctgggacttccctgctggagcagtggttaagactctgagctcccaatgcagggggcccaggttcgatccctggtcagggaactagatctcacatgcatgccacaactaaagagttctcatgccacaactaaggagccagcgagccgcACCTAAGgaacccacctgccacaactaagacctggcacaaccaaataaataaataaaataaatattaaaaaaataaaaatacacatatttctaaataaatataaaaggaataaacATGGGATgatatatatttcacatatactAAAGTAGATCCCTATGAAGGGTTGGGGAAGGATTGAGGATGGAGGGATAGGAGGGAAAATAATATGAAGGACCTTGCCCTGTTCAATAATGATGGTTTATCAGGAACTGGGGAATGTGGTTAATAGTCCCCAGTTCCTGATTCAAGGAACTGGGGAATATTACTTCCCAAGGAAGTGGGAAATATTCAAGATTCACTTGAATCTTTGGATTCAAGATTCCATAATATGTTTAAGTATCTATCGATCACTTGAAATAGTGCCTGCATATTTAATATACTCAGTAATTAGTAGCTAGAGTATACACATTACATAGTACAGATGTTAGGAAAATTCTTTCAAGAGCCTCATTTAGCCCATACTCCTAGAGATACAAATCATGGATTGTGAGAGTAAAAGAACTTTAATGATCATATAAGCTAGCCCTACCATTTTTCAGGACAGAAAGTAAAGCCCAAGGAAGGAAAGTTAACTTCTGAAGGTTATTCAGCTAGTTAGCGTTTGTCCTAGAGATGGTAGCCATAGATCTTGACCATACCAAAAGGGCCTTCCAAAGAACATAACTCATCCCCAGGCCAGGCTGCCAGAGTTGGGTGGAGGGAACAGCTCAAGGAGTCTATGTCTTATATGATATATCAgtgtctccctcccactagtGACCACTGATCAGAGCTAGAGGAAAGGTTAAAGTGGTAAagattaaaatggagaaaaagactttcagttttttattgatgctgagatataattgacatataacagtgtgtaagtttaagttgtacAATGTGTTggtttgatacacatatattgcaatatgattgccACCATAGCATAAGTTAACACCTCTATCATGTCCCATAACTATCATGTCTTCTTCGTGGTGAGAACAATcaagtctcttagcaactttgaagtttacaACACAGtatttcaactataatcactatgctgtgccctagatctccagaacttatttatctactagtttGTACCCTTAAATGTCTTTTAATACCAACTGACTAAGCAATTTTTGACCACACGCTGAATtagataataagaaaaatatatatcaatggttAATATGAGGGAATAGTTCACATAAAGAGCAGATTTGTCATCTTCCAACTTCTGAAACGCTTTCCTGAGAAAAAGGGATTAGAACTATTTTGTCTGGAAGAGGCGAAACTAAAGTCAATGCATAgaatataaagagaaagaatccagatacaaaaagagaattaacagGTAGAACTGTCCACAGATAGAAGCTCACAAGGCAACTGTACAAGCACGTGGAGGGTGTGCAGCAGAGGAGACTCCAAGATCCAATGGGGATTAGAGCAGATGCTGCCTAGATTATTTCCAAATCTCGGAGTCTATGTGTCTCTTATCTTCACAGGAATTTCCAAATATAAACCAGAGTTAATTTGAATTAGAAACACCAGCTCATGGCTCAGCTTCCAAAAATGCAGGATGCCAGAGAAGAATCAGCCAGGTATAAGATTTCTCAAAAACAATCTTTGTACATTTGCCCAGAAATATAAACCTAACTTCTACCAGAGAGAAAACATCAGTCTTTCAATTCtgggatttcttttttcatttcattctcagcCTCAGATCAACAGTCTATGTTGAATCCATGGCCAAGAATAATTTCATCATAGTAACTGAGTTCATCCTTATGGGCTTTACTGGCTACCTTAACTTGGAGATTCCCCTCTTCCTGGTGTTTCTGAGTTTCTATCTAGTCACCCTTCTGGGGAATATAGGGATGATCATTCTGATCCAAGAGGATGTCCAGCTCCATACCCAATGTACTTCCTTCTGAGTCACCTCTCCCTGCTAGACATCTGCTACACCTCGGCCATCACCCCTCAGATCCTGGCCACACTCGCCACAGGCAAGACAGTCATCTCCTATGGCCAATGTGCTTCCCAGTTCTTTTTCTTCACCATTTGTGTAGGCACAGAGTGTTTCCTGCTGGCTGTGATGGCCTATGATCACTATGTGGCTATTAGCAACCCACTGCTCTACACTGTGGTCATGCATCCCAGGATCTGCTGGAGTTTAGTGCTGGGAGCCTATGTTTATGGGTTAGCGAGGTCCATCCTGTATACCATGTGTACTTTCACCCTCTCCTTCTGTGATAACAATCAGATCAACTTCTTCTGAAGCTTGCCTGCAGTGACACAAAAAACACTGAGATTGTCATTGTCTTCTTTGGCAACTTTGTGATTTTGGCCAATGCCTTGGTCATCCTGATTTCCTACCTGCTTAGCATCAAGACCATTTTGAGGGTGAACTCTTCGGGTGGCAGGGTTAAGGCTTTCTCCACGTGCTCCTCCcacctcactgctgtggccattTTCTTTGGGACCCTCATCTTCCTGTATCTGCGGAATGGTTCAGGCAAATCCCTTGAGGAAGATAAGGTGGTGTCTGTCTTCTACACTGTGGTCATCCCCATGCTGAGCCCTGTGATATACAGCCTGAGAAATAAGGATGTGAAAGCGGCCTTCAGAAAGGTCACTGGTAGATTCCAAGTGTCACAGAGTGTGTAGATCTGGGTGTAAGGACCTCTCATTTTGgtccatttttttcccatattaaTAGATCCTAATAGGCACCAGCAGTATATGCAACCTGTACCCACAAACAAAAAGAAGGTAGAGAGGTACCACAGGCACACAAGAAAAACTGCAAATCTACAGCAACATGgttggaactagagattatcatacaaagtgaggtaagtcagaaagagaaagacaaataccatacaatatcacttctatgtggaatgtaaaatatgacacacaTGAACTTAtctactaaacagaaacagactcacagacatagagagcagacttgtggtggccaagggtgaggaagggtgggggagggatggagtgggagtttggggttggtagatgcaaactattatatataggatggataaacaacaaggtcctactgtgtagcacagggaactatatttaatatcctgtgataaaccataatggaaaagaaaatgaaaaaagaatgtatattgatatataagtgaatcactttgctgtacagcagaaattaacactactttgtaaatcaactatacttcaataaaagttttttttttaattttagggagacgcaagagggaagatatatgggaacgtatgtatatgtataactgattcactttgttataaagcagaaactaacacaccattgtaaagcaattatactccaataaagatgtaaaaaaaagatcactaaaaaaaaaaaaattttaactgcaAATGTGATAACATTTATTTCCAGCAATTCAAATGTACTTTCTTCTCCATCTCCCACCTCCAGTCCATTCCTAAGAACCCAGAAGTCTCATACTGCTCACTGACATCATAATTTACAGAATCTCAGAGTCCCCAGAGGTCTTCAGTTAATCTCAATCCAGCCCAATACTCTTTGCATGCTTGGGTTTCCCAtcctttctctctgttttgttccCATCAATACTGCCTTTTTCTCTGGGACAAGGATTATATCAGGAGATCCCTGTGGATAAAActaaatagtcttttttttttttttttttaatgcgtgAGTGACTGATCACCTCAGTAAGGGAGGAGTGTTGTGTAAGACAAAACTGAGTCTCTAAATGGCCAAGGGAAGGGAGTGTTTAAGAAATGAGCCTTCATCTTCACCATTCTAGAGATTCCAGTCACCTGCTTGGAGAGCTCAAGCCAGAACAATGAAATTTGCAAATTCCAAATTTGCAAGTTGCCTTCCCACTTAATCAGGTTTTTTTATTCCTGCTTTGTTACTCTGATATCTTCAAGGTGAATTAAGCCTTTGGGGCTGTTTCCTCAAGGACTAATTCCTTAGTTTCTGAAGGATATGGTGCATTGCCTCTCCTCTCCACTCACATAGGTTGCCTCATGAACAATTTTCTCCTACCAAGCATCCTATTTCCAGGAATGGCAAAGTCAGAGAGCAAAGGTAGGTATAAGGCAGGTATAAGGAAAACGCTGAACCACATACTATCTTCTCTGGCAAAAGATGTGGTAAGAGGGGAAAGTAACTGAAACTCCCGCACAAGACTGCAAAACCCTTCAGGGCAGAGTCTGTTTTCTTCGTTGCTGAACTCGTCTCCAAGTCCAGAGTTCGGACCAGATGAGTTCTCAATAATTGTTTTTGAACACATTTTTATGGCACAGGCATGGTCTCATTTGAGCCTTATGGAAGCGGCAAATAGCGAAGACATGGTTAGGTAGAAGATCCCACTTTGCAATTCAGAAAACACTTTCTCATAGTCCCTTTGGGTCTTTGCTCAAAGTCCCTTTGTTCAGAGTTTACAGCCCCATAGGCAAGGAATGTCTCTCAGAGTCAGGTTTGTATCTGAATCCCAATTCTACCACTAATTCACTGTGAAACCTAGGGTAAATGGTTTAATTTCTCAGATCCTAAATTTCCTCAAGTCTAAAACAAATGTAACAACTCCTAATTTAAGAGTGTatggtaaaaattaaataaggtgATGACTAAGAAATCTAGCACCAATTAAttgctcaatatatatttttctcttcccttcgcTTTCCCTCATTTTCCGATATCAACCCTGGGCCTTGCCACAATTCCATGGCGGTGAACAAATAGTAAAGAGATCATGAACAAATGATAGGGCAAGAGAATGAATTCAGGAAGGTGAATATAAATCCTTTTCACccaagaaataaaatcaatatggGTGTTTAACTTGGGGGATGGAAGGGGAGACTGCATTTGTTTACCTCCCACATAGTCAAGGGTAGCCAAAGGATGTCTTTTTCACTGAATGTATTGTTGTGTGCCCAACCCCTCTAACCAATCTTGAATTTATGAGAAGTTGATCCTCCATGCCCTTCTATATGGGAACAACCGTTTTATTAAGATGGCCCTTTACCCTACCTACAGCTGATTTGTTCAGAAGTGAGCACCTGACCCACGTTaggtttaataaaaatttttccatGGGCATTATGAAGTTCAACATGTAAAAGAGATTTAGCATAGGAGACCCGATCATCCAAAGTAGAGAAGTCAAGAGAGAGGCAAAAATGAAGTAGTTATTCAAAGAGACTCTGCAACAAAAAAGACTAAGAGCTCTGACAGTTTCTATTTCCTACTTCCCATTGTACTAAGAAGCAGCCACAGTAATTTTCTTGCTTCCTTAAGACACATTGGAATCCTACAATAAATTCCCCTTTGGGGACTAGTTCAAGCTTGGTCAACAGGGCCAAAGGATTCTATACTtacagaactctaatggaaaggAGTTCTCCAGTATGTTACAGCAGATCTGCTCTCATTGACACTGATTATATCTACACTCTTTGAATAAAGAAAGGACTGGGTCTCATTATGAGACTCagtaaataaagtaaatgaaGAGTGTGTCTATACTTCTATCGTTCTCTCATTGCAGGAGAAACTTCCCCCACTCATAGCTTAGGTAACCACTGTTCTAGCACTTGACCTTCCCCTTCAAGTGATCAGACTAGTATAAGCCCCTGACCCAGGTTTCATCAATGCGTGAACAGAGTAGAGAGCCATGAGATGCTCTAGAGTCATACAATGATTACTAAGCAGGAGCAATAAAAATATCTCCcccttgggcttccttggtggcgcagtggttaagaatccacctgccaatgcaggggacacatgttcgagccctggtccgggaagatcccacatgccacggagcaactaagcccgtgcaccacaactactgagcctgtgctctagagcctgtgagccacaactactgagcccacgtaccacaactactgaagcccgtgcacctagaacccgcgttccacaacaagagaagccactgcagtaagtccgcgcaccacaatgaagagtagctcctacttgccacaactaaaaagaaagtccatgcacagcaacgaggacccaatgcagccccaaaataattaattaattattgttttttttaaaagtatctccCCCTTGAGgatttaaacagaaaaatatggGAAAAGACTAAGTTAGCTGAGAAATGAGACTCACAAGTGATGATAAGCTATGGAGAGAATGGCTGAGTCATGTTTATGGACAGACCAGAGAGGAAATGAGCAAATGTCAGATGCTGAGGAGGCAGCCATATAAACCAGTCCCTAGTGCTACATTAGATCTTTCCAAATCTTGAATTATGTTCCAGACTGAGTTCTAGCACTCCCAATAGGTCCCCCCAAGAAATCTCTGTCTCCTTTCTGGAGCATAAAAGTCTTAACCATAGACCCATATTCTACTAGATAATCTGAATGGTCTCTTTTATAACCTAAAGAACCTAATAACTCATTGTCCTAGCtcctaataaaatattattattattaatacagCTAAGAGTTACAGAGCACCTATTATATGTCAGACACTATTCTAAAAACGTTTAGATGTATTTAACAACTCTATGATGCCTTAGCAACCCTATGGTGTAGGTGCAATTATTATCCCCACATAGGGATGGGGAAAATAAGACATAGAGAAGTTAAGTTGTCCAGGGTCACAGAAGCAAGCCTCTTGATTTGAGCTCAGGGACTCAGGTTCCAGAAACTCTAGTCTTATCTACTCTCTTCTAACACCTTTGAACACCATTTTATAAACAATTGTCCCTTCTCTGGTACAGAATGACTTAAGGCAAAATGGCCCCTGAATCGttttgcagtacacctgaaactaaaacaacattgtgaatcaactatactccaatataaaataaaaattaaattataaataaataaataaatttctcccAACAACACCAAAAAAATAGTCTTATTCATTAGGCTCTTTCTCCAGGAATCATAAAAGATGGTTTTCCTGCTTAGGAACTTGGGAGTCATGTGAAGGGACATTCAAAGGTCATAGGTaagagaagacaaaataaataaaataaaagacctaTTTAACAAGGAGAGAACTTTACTCAGCCTAAATCCCTATACACTTGCCAGTTCTTGGTTAAGCAGCTGGATGgatagaagctggaagagactgCATGTAATagttattcaataaaaatttgttcagAACCTACATGGACCCTATTCTCTGTGATGGCTAAGATAGGACCTGGGCATTTAAGTCAGCATCAGCCATGGGGCTTGTCCCAGATAAGACAGCTCTATTGATGTCTGGGAGACTGAGAGCAACAATGATTCTCAGATCCACAATCCACCAAGCGGTGTCCAAGTTCCCTACATTCAACCCctctgaaataaaaggaatgagagATCCATGCCTGCTTCCCAGCATCCTCTGCAGACCTACAAAGGAGAAACTATCTACACAAGCattctcctctcccccacccacccactaTCAACCTACAAGACCCATTCATTTACTTTATCCAGGTCTCTGCAGAAATGTTGCCTCATTTGGGAGAAACCTTTCTTGACCACCATATCTAGAACAACAGCTCCCCTACTGCATGTCACTGTCTATCCCCCTACCCTGCTATTTTATTCTTCAAGATACAACAATGCCTGATATCTAActgcatgtttgttttttatccCCACCCCCAGTAAAATGTAAGTTCCATGGAGGCAAGAACTGCTATTTTTAGTGCACATCCTGaatcacagtaggtgctcaagaaagatCTATTGAAAAGcagaaagatttaaataaataggACTTCTATTTCTGGCAATATGGTGGACTAGGATTTTCTGACCAAGCTGGCTCcttaaaaacatgtaaaaagataaaataaaaaggtgaaaATATACTAAGAAATCAAAGGCTAAAcatccaaggggaaaaaaaaaacccaagaagtaAGCAGAGTATTGAAGCTCTGTTTGCCTTCTATACCATCTCCCCATGAGGCTAGAGAACAACAGTTCCCCTACTGCATGTCACTGTCTATTGTTGTCTATTGTTGTCAACTTTGCAGCTTAAGGCAGCAAACATTTCCTATTGCAGTTTTTGtagggtcaggaatccaggcacGGTTTAGTTGGATGTctttggctcagggtctctcacaaaGCTGTAATTAACATGTTGGCAAGGGCTGAAAGTTAAGGTATGGATTTGGGAAGACTTGGATCCTTCCCCACTAGTAGTCAAATATGTCAGTTCCTTGCTACATGGACCTCCCCATGAGGCAGCTCACAACATGACAGATGACTTTCCTCAGAACTAATTGCCCACCACAGTCTTTTTGAAACTTAATCTCAAAAGTAACAtcccaccacattttatttactaaaGGTGAGTCACTAAATCCAGGCCATTCCCAAGAGAGAGAAATTACTCAAAGACGTGAATACCAGAGGGCAGGAATCATCAGGGGCCATCTAAGGGGCTGCCTACCACAATTTGCTCTCTGACCCCACATGATTCATGTTATCCAGCTAGGACTGGTTAAAAAACTAGACTTATAACTAGCCTCCTTTGCAGCTAAGCATAGACATGTAGCTGAGAGTTTAGCCAATAGAATGTTTGAATAAATGGTGTAGACCATTTCCAACAAGCCATGCTCCTTCCCATTCTGCTGGCTTGAGGCAATTGAACACAGGGATGTTGGAAGTCACTGGCTGAAGGTCAAAAAGCCACAATATGAATGACTACTTGTAAGACTGGTAATGGTTTCCCTCTGTTACTAGCTGTGAGGTACCACATCATCCCATCTTGGTTTTCTTAAATCTTGTCCACACCTTTTCTAAATAGTGACTTTACTAGACATTACCCAAGTTGAATGTGCCATCTGTTACTTATAAGTACTCTAACTGATACAGACCTCTAcctctcaccacacacaaaaatgaattcaTAGTAGACTAAAGAACTAAATATGAAAGGGAAGTtaataaaagttttataaaataatagagGAGAATGTTCTCATAACCTCATTATGTGGAAGAATTTCATATATGTAAAAAAAGGCATTAATCATAAATTTATCCCTAAATGTGTCAGTATTCATTAAAGAGGTTCTGTTCATTAAAACACATGATTAAGAAGATGAAAGGTCAaaacacagaatgggaaaaaatcttCTTAAGACACACAATCAACAAGGACtattatattgtgtgtgtgtgtgtgtgtgcatgcgcacaTGCCCGTGCGTGTACTTAGAAATCACTAAGAAAAGATGGCACAAAGGCTCAAACAGGTAATTCACAAAAGAGACTATCCAAACAGCCAATAAACCTATGAAGAGATACTTATTCTCGTCAGTAATCAGGAAAATGCCAATTGAAACCACAGTATGCTCATTagattagcaaaaattaaagagtatGACATCACTATATTGACAAGGATATGGAAAATGGGTAGTATAAATTAGTCTGACAATTTTGTTAAACAGTTTGGCATTATCCTTTAAAAATCAAAGGTACACATAACCAGTGATTCAGCTATTTCAGTGACCTAAGTATGCACAATGGTGAAACTCTTGTCCATGCCTACCAGGGTGCAGGTGCAAGAATGTTCATAAAGCATTGTTATAATAGCACAAAACTCAAAACACTTGCCTCTAGGTTTTTATTCTTCTGATCTGGAGTGTGGATGTGATGGCTGGGGCCTTGGCTGCCATTCAGCTACCAAGGTGACCTTGAAGCTACAAGCCATGCATAGAAAACAGCAGAGCAGGAAGAGCCTAAGCCCCTGATGACATTTTTAATCCACCATACCAGCCATGGGATGCCTATCTCTAGGCTTCTCTGATGTGGAAGAAGAATTAATGTTTATCTTATTCAAGAAAACAACCAACTAGAAACaactagaaaacaaatacatatacaaagagagagagatcaaaaATAAGCCAAACGAAAACATATGATTTAGTGATACATAGACAGATGATGTGCCTCCCCACTTTCCTTGGCAACAACAAAATGGGAATCAAGGGGCCCTAGGAGGTCCCTTCTCAGTTATGACTTTTCCCAGCTCTGTTGTTGTTACTGATTTAACACCATTAAAGTGATCTtcctttatttcaaaattaaataggctgataaaaaggaatgacataatgccatttgcagcaacatggatggatctagagatcatcatactaagtgaaggaagtcagacagagaaagacaaataccatatgatatcagttatatctggaatcttaaaaaatggtaaaaatgaacttatttacaaaacagaaagagactcacagacatagaaaacaaacttatggttagcacaggggaaaggtggggggatggataaattaggagtttgggattaacatatacacactactatatataaaataaataattaataaggacctactgtatagcacatggaactctacttaatattctgtaataacctatatgggaaaataatctgaaaaagagtggatatatgtataactgaatcactttgctgtacacctgaaactaacacaacactgtaaattaactatacttcagtataaaataaaattttttttaaataaataggctgggacttccctggtggcgcagtggttgagagtccgcctgccaatgcaggagacacgggttcgtgccgcggtccgggaagatcccacatgccgcggagaggctgggcttgtgagccatggctgctgagccatggccactgagcctgcatgtccggagcctgtgctccgcagcgggagaggccacaacagtgagaggcccgtgtaccgccaataaataaataaataaataaataaataggataaaGGACTGAACCCTTTTCCCACAGAATATTTTGTGAGGCAGATGTTTAAACTAAAGAAGACCTGATGCTCAAGACTCTGCCACAATATAGAATGGAAAGCAAATCCAGGTACAGTTCACTGAGGGCTGGGAACATCTATATTGGGTTTAGTCAGCTTTCCCAGAAGTGGTAAGACTTGAACTGGGTCTGGAAGGAAGCAGAATCCTTGAGAAGACCAGACTAATGGGTGAGACTGTGCTTTCATGGTCCTAGTCTCCTCGCCCTGACCATAGCCATCCTCCACCATCATTTCTGATCAGCCCTCCAGCTGGCAGCTGAGAAGCTACGTGACCTCGGATAAGACGTGCACCACCCCCAGGTCTgtaccttcatctgtaacatatcaAAGTAGGTCTGGATTGTCTCTCCGTTTCTTTCCAGCCCTGGAGGAAGTGGCATGGAAGTGACAATGTTCAGTCCCTGAAGAGCACAGAGAGGAACATGGGAAATTAGGTCATTTAGGATCTACCACTTACCCTCCTGAGCTTTTAAATCCCCAGACCCATTGTTTTCTTACCTACTGAGAGCCCTGAGTCAGCTCTAATTGAAGGCAGATGACTTCTCCCAGAAACATAAAGCCCTGTCCCACTCATTTTGTGATTTGCAGGCAAGTCTGGACTCACGTAACCCCCACTGCAAGCAGGTAAATTATCACAGTGAATCATAGAGAAAAAAGAGTCCCTCTTCCATTTAGCATTACCACCTTCATACCAGAAGCATCATCTTAGGTGACACCTGTAAGATGTTAAAAACACGAAAGGATTCAATTGGATCAGAAAACTCAACGATTCAGAAACAAGGCAATCTGAATTGGGCAAGAAGGCGAAACAGTTAGACACCTGGAGAACCTGGAGGTTGCAAGCTTTGAATGTTGCCCAGGAACTCTGGATAAAACTGGGTGCACAGCCTGGTCTTGCTACCTGCTGCGAGTTTATTCAAAAGTGGGTTTCAGCATATCCATAAAATCAGCCCAAGGAAGATTAGGTAATTGCATTTACTATGGCTTTCAGATCGCCACAGCAGCAATCTCCTTGGAtctgctcagaaaacaaaaatatcagcAGTGCCTTATAGAAGTCCCTCGCAGGAACAAAAGGACCAGTTCTTTCCCTATGAGGTCATGTAAATCTTGTAACTATGTTGGGAGATCATATATTTTCCAGAGACTATTAAGTGTGCTTTCCAAAAGTTTGAaaaactttacattttatttgtgtGACCTTTTGCACAGGTTATTTTCCCAAGGCTTTAATTCTGTCTTCTGTGAAACAAGCATAGACCTACGTACTTAGGGTTGCAGTAGTTAGTAACAAATATGTCAAGTGCAGGGAACAGTAATTGGCATCAAGATATTATTACTCCCCTGTCACCCACATGGTTGAATAACTAGGTATTCAGAGCATGTACCAAGGATAAGTCCCATCCCTCTGAGGAGGTTGTCTCAGCTGGTGAGGTCAGAGAGAAAGACCCTTGAAAGAAGCTTTTGAAAAGATAATGTAGCAATGGATGTTACAGGAGGGGATGTGCAGTGAGGGAGGTGACGAGATGGAAACCTCGGTGACCTGGCCTCTGAGTGTCCTGACTATGTCATAGCAATCCTCCCATCCCTGTGGCTCCATCCTGGACTGCTTTGTTCTTTCACAACCCCATGGCCTCTCCTGAGGCACCAAATAAGATGCTCGTATTGAGGCCCCATCAAGATAAATTTGGGAGGGAATGTTTTCTGACACATCAGGTAAAAGTTCTTCTTCTCCGAGGTTCAATATTCTCTTCTGCTAACTGAAAAGAACACATTGGACCATATGTGAATCTTTTTTTAACACTGGAACGCCCttttcaaacaaaatgaaatgaagcaCCTGTTTGTTTAACAGCGTTAAAAGAAACTCTGCTTTGTTTGAAGCTGGGGCT
This region of Mesoplodon densirostris isolate mMesDen1 chromosome 7, mMesDen1 primary haplotype, whole genome shotgun sequence genomic DNA includes:
- the LOC132493823 gene encoding LOW QUALITY PROTEIN: olfactory receptor 9I1 (The sequence of the model RefSeq protein was modified relative to this genomic sequence to represent the inferred CDS: inserted 2 bases in 2 codons); amino-acid sequence: MAKNNFIIVTEFILMGFTGYLNLEIPLFLVFLSFYLVTLLGNIGMIILIQEDVQLHXPMYFLLSHLSLLDICYTSAITPQILATLATGKTVISYGQCASQFFFFTICVGTECFLLAVMAYDHYVAISNPLLYTVVMHPRICWSLVLGAYVYGLARSILYTMCTFTLSFCDNNQINFFXKLACSDTKNTEIVIVFFGNFVILANALVILISYLLSIKTILRVNSSGGRVKAFSTCSSHLTAVAIFFGTLIFLYLRNGSGKSLEEDKVVSVFYTVVIPMLSPVIYSLRNKDVKAAFRKVTGRFQVSQSV